The DNA segment GAAATTGTCCTCGCTTCCACATAAGACAAAGCCTCCCGACGTCACTTTCGCTGCGTCAATCACTCGCTGATTGACCCTATCGACAATCAATATGTTGCGTAGTTCGCGCAACTGTTCGTCGCTAACCAGGATCTCCCCGGACCTCGCAGCGCTGTCCTGCCTTTCCAGGTTCTGTGATAAGTCCCAGCTGGACTCTTTCCAGTTACTGATTACACCTTGGTCATCACAAGAACTACAATGCCACTGTATAGGGGTGGAGTGGCCCGTCCTGTAAATTCGAATCTGTCCCAGACATGGTTTCCTCCCAGGGCGCCTCCGACACCGAATAGCGGAATCCCTCCATACCCCTCTATCCACAACCGACGCCGCAGAAACGATAGAACCGAAATAGCGCGCGATCCTTCCCGCTGGCCCTTTGGCAAGTTTGGGCGGTAATCCCTCAAAGTGAGTTATGTCCGTGATATACGTATCGCCCATTGCCACCTCTAAGCCTACCGGCGACTACCAAACCATTCTAACAATCGGAGATAGTGGACGCAACCACCAATGGTGATCGTATGTAGAGACCCCTAGCGAGGTAAAAGAGAGGTTTGTTACGTCTAGCTTAACAATCTGAGTCTTTGTTACCACAGTGCATTTGCCTCCCCGCTGCACACCAACCCTCCTACCCAAGGACCATGACTGGTACTCGAGAAACCACTTCACGGCTATCCCAGCCACCTCCGGAACGGCTTTACGATCTTCTAACCCCCGCGGCCTCAATAGGCCTCCACTGCCATTCTTGTCCTTCCTGAACAACGTGACCCAGACCCGGGAACGGGAAGTGGAAGGCAAGTACCAGGGCTTTCTCAGCTGCGGCCCTTTTGAGAAGCTGGCGCCTAGTAGCGGCCCCTTCATCGGGGGCAAAGTCTACAACGGCATGCCATTCTGGCTGCTCGACATGGATAGGATGAAGAACGGCATCTGAGATGCATAGGAGTTGCTCGCCTCCTGAGGAAACGGCCAGTGCCATGTGCCCTGGCGTGTGGCCAGGTGCTGCGACGGCTGCCATACCAGGCACAATTTCTGTTTCGTGGTCAACGAGGTCGACTTGGGCTTCAATGGGTGGGAGGTTATTGTGGGCGAACTTCAGGAGGACTTCTTTGCCGTGTTCGTCAAGTTTCATTCTTGCCTGCTCCGAAGTCCAAAAATCCCACTCGTCTTTCCACATAATGTAACGGGCTTTGGGGAAAGCTGGCTTGCCCTTGGCATCAGTGTTGCCACCGATGTGGTCCGGATGACCGTGGGTAAGGATGACCGTGTCAATGTCCCCAGGCGCAATCCCCTCAGCCCGGAGATTCCGAAGAAGTCTCCCAGTGTTTGCGTCAAGACCATCCGCACCCGTATCCACCAGCACACAGTGTTCACCCGTGTTGACCACTACGCAGATGTACGGACTTACCCACGCTACCCAATCATCCA comes from the Chloroflexota bacterium genome and includes:
- a CDS encoding MBL fold metallo-hydrolase; amino-acid sequence: MSTEVYRFKVGVFQCMAVSDGSLTYAPPTFPPPATLLFANAPRELLIRVLREHNIGLDDWVAWVSPYICVVVNTGEHCVLVDTGADGLDANTGRLLRNLRAEGIAPGDIDTVILTHGHPDHIGGNTDAKGKPAFPKARYIMWKDEWDFWTSEQARMKLDEHGKEVLLKFAHNNLPPIEAQVDLVDHETEIVPGMAAVAAPGHTPGHMALAVSSGGEQLLCISDAVLHPIHVEQPEWHAVVDFAPDEGAATRRQLLKRAAAEKALVLAFHFPFPGLGHVVQEGQEWQWRPIEAAGVRRS